The following proteins are co-located in the Chryseobacterium scophthalmum genome:
- the wecC gene encoding UDP-N-acetyl-D-mannosamine dehydrogenase, with protein METKVVTIGLGYIGLPTSALIANNEMAVYGVDISQNVVDTINAGNIHIVEPDLDKAVSTAVSKGYLKAGTTAVVADVYLVVVPTPFKGNHEPDISYVQAATEGIIPLLKEGDLYIIESTSPVGTTEKMMDLICSKRPELKEKIYFAYCPERVLPGNVMFELVHNDRVIGGVNKVSTEKAIEFYKQFVKGELHATNARTAEMCKLTENSSRDVQIAFANELSLICDKAGINVWELIKLANKHPRVNILQPGCGVGGHCIAVDPYFIVSDYPLESRIIGKAREVNNHKAFWCAEKINDAKKEFQIKHNKAPKIALMGMAFKPNIDDLRESPAKYIVQRVLQDANDEEYFIVEPNISEHNIFKITPYEEAIEKADIIAILVGHNEFKNLYFSDNQVVLDFCGINNVKLT; from the coding sequence TTGGAAACAAAAGTTGTTACAATAGGATTAGGTTACATTGGTCTACCAACCTCTGCGTTAATTGCAAATAACGAAATGGCGGTATATGGCGTTGATATTTCACAAAATGTAGTCGACACGATTAATGCAGGTAATATTCATATAGTAGAGCCTGACTTGGATAAAGCAGTTTCAACTGCCGTTAGTAAAGGATATTTAAAAGCTGGTACAACTGCTGTAGTAGCAGATGTATATTTGGTAGTAGTTCCTACTCCATTCAAAGGGAACCACGAACCCGATATATCATATGTTCAGGCGGCTACAGAAGGTATTATTCCTCTTTTAAAGGAAGGAGATTTGTACATTATTGAATCTACATCACCGGTAGGTACTACAGAGAAAATGATGGATCTTATTTGTTCAAAAAGACCGGAATTAAAAGAGAAAATCTATTTTGCTTATTGTCCCGAGAGAGTACTTCCCGGAAATGTAATGTTTGAGCTTGTTCATAATGACCGTGTTATTGGCGGTGTTAATAAAGTCTCTACAGAAAAAGCAATTGAGTTTTACAAACAATTTGTAAAAGGTGAGCTTCATGCTACCAATGCACGTACAGCCGAAATGTGTAAGCTTACGGAAAATTCTTCGAGAGATGTTCAGATAGCTTTTGCAAATGAACTTTCATTGATTTGTGATAAAGCTGGAATCAATGTGTGGGAGCTTATTAAACTTGCCAATAAACACCCAAGAGTAAATATTTTGCAACCAGGTTGTGGAGTAGGAGGACATTGTATAGCTGTTGATCCTTATTTTATCGTTTCAGATTATCCGCTAGAATCAAGAATTATCGGTAAAGCACGAGAAGTCAATAATCATAAAGCTTTTTGGTGTGCCGAGAAAATCAATGATGCTAAAAAAGAGTTTCAGATAAAACATAATAAAGCTCCGAAGATTGCTTTAATGGGAATGGCTTTTAAACCTAATATTGATGATTTAAGAGAGTCTCCTGCGAAATACATTGTTCAAAGAGTTCTACAGGATGCTAATGATGAAGAATATTTTATTGTTGAACCAAATATTAGTGAGCATAATATCTTTAAAATCACACCATATGAAGAAGCAATTGAAAAGGCAGATATTATAGCAATTTTAGTTGGACATAATGAATTTAAAAACCTTTATTTTTCAGATAATCAGGTAGTGCTTGATTTTTGTGGAATAAATAATGTTAAGCTTACTTAA
- a CDS encoding O-antigen polymerase, with protein MIIFLLFLQFLLTSLILYKEIFVNKLRYLASGIFFSIYLLLFVLVPIILHCFYGGARSIIAGKDNLILNFEVYIIYNLLGLVLLSTSVFIIYKRRLLKPKFNGVSFYPTLANKTGIIIVLGLFIFIYSTGLSLSELFSISRFGWIETGDYNVILSVLSTYLIALTPVYIYLFFFSKKSKLTKVIFLMCLVSLIVYSIITKDRKSFFYIFSGFLAAKYHKNYCSFSVNKKHLIIGFALFLVFVFSQFIRDFAPRYFLNEDIDFVEEFYLSSSRIIEYSDLSYFYRASVEAIYQNYENDFYIPLGIIRRTLFFYLPANLSGGLKIEDMSAVFSDVVGGGTSSRRGSMPPGFFGIFVLSFGWLFSIFLMPLISYFIHKIDILFIKKITILQIVAITLYFTGVVFVFRGDESTSFYFFISNLVFLKIIISTRIFKNIQ; from the coding sequence ATGATTATTTTTTTGTTGTTTTTGCAATTTCTATTAACATCGTTAATTCTGTATAAAGAAATATTTGTTAACAAACTTAGATATTTAGCTTCGGGCATTTTTTTTTCAATTTATTTATTACTGTTTGTATTGGTTCCAATTATATTACATTGTTTTTATGGCGGTGCTAGATCAATAATAGCAGGTAAGGATAATTTGATATTAAATTTTGAGGTGTATATTATTTACAATCTTTTAGGATTAGTATTACTAAGTACTAGTGTATTTATTATATACAAAAGGAGATTACTTAAGCCGAAATTCAATGGTGTTAGTTTTTATCCAACTTTAGCTAACAAAACAGGTATTATAATTGTTTTAGGATTATTTATTTTCATATATTCTACTGGTTTAAGTTTGAGTGAATTATTTTCAATATCTCGATTTGGATGGATAGAGACTGGCGATTATAATGTTATTTTGTCTGTTTTGTCAACTTATCTTATTGCATTAACTCCAGTATATATATATTTATTCTTTTTTTCAAAGAAAAGTAAATTGACAAAAGTAATTTTCCTAATGTGCTTAGTTTCTTTGATTGTTTATTCCATCATAACGAAAGATCGAAAGTCTTTTTTCTATATATTTTCTGGATTTTTGGCGGCAAAATATCACAAAAATTATTGTAGTTTTAGTGTTAACAAAAAGCACCTTATTATAGGATTTGCATTATTTTTAGTTTTTGTTTTTTCACAATTCATTCGTGATTTTGCTCCGAGATATTTTTTAAATGAAGACATAGATTTTGTGGAGGAATTTTATTTGAGCAGTTCACGTATTATCGAATATAGTGATTTATCGTATTTTTACAGGGCCAGTGTAGAAGCAATATATCAAAATTATGAAAATGATTTTTATATACCTCTTGGGATTATTAGGCGAACATTATTTTTTTATTTACCTGCAAATTTGTCAGGCGGGCTTAAAATTGAAGATATGTCTGCTGTTTTTTCAGATGTTGTAGGAGGGGGTACTTCAAGCAGAAGAGGAAGTATGCCACCAGGTTTTTTTGGAATCTTTGTCTTGAGTTTTGGATGGCTTTTTAGTATTTTTTTAATGCCTTTGATCTCATATTTTATTCACAAAATTGATATTTTATTTATCAAAAAGATAACTATCTTACAAATAGTTGCTATAACTTTGTATTTTACAGGTGTTGTATTTGTTTTTAGAGGTGATGAGTCTACTTCTTTCTATTTTTTTATTTCAAATTTAGTTTTTTTAAAAATTATTATATCAACAAGAATTTTTAAAAATATTCAATAA
- a CDS encoding N-acetyl sugar amidotransferase, which translates to MKPYQICSVSVMDTSDSRITFDENGVSDHVTDFYKNVKPNWHTDEIGRKQLEGTIAKIKKEGEGKEFDCILGMSGGVDSSYMLHLAVKEFGLRPLIFHVDGGWNSELAVHNIQVMVDKLGLDLYTEVINWEEMKDFQLAFFKSGVPHLDIPQDHAFIATLYNFADKYNIKYILNGGNISTECVRNPMEWLYYGTDMAQLKDIIKKFGTIKMETYPFSPIFRHKFYLRYIRNIQVVKPLNNMPYIKEDALRILADEYGWKPYPQKHFESRFTKFYEGYWMPERFGFDTRRVQYSSLILTGQMTREDALEKLKKPAYNPETIQEEFNYIATKLGISSDELRKYFEMPKKFYWDYKNQESLFNFGAKVLKFLGIERSIKR; encoded by the coding sequence ATGAAACCATATCAAATATGTTCAGTAAGTGTGATGGACACTTCAGATTCACGTATTACGTTTGATGAGAACGGAGTCAGTGATCACGTTACTGACTTCTATAAAAATGTAAAACCCAATTGGCATACAGATGAAATTGGAAGGAAGCAATTAGAAGGAACGATTGCAAAAATAAAAAAAGAGGGAGAAGGAAAAGAATTTGATTGTATCCTTGGAATGAGTGGTGGGGTTGATAGTTCTTATATGCTACATTTAGCTGTAAAAGAATTTGGATTACGTCCACTCATATTTCACGTTGATGGAGGGTGGAACTCTGAGCTGGCAGTACACAATATTCAGGTGATGGTGGACAAATTAGGGCTTGACCTTTACACAGAGGTTATCAATTGGGAAGAAATGAAAGACTTCCAGCTCGCATTTTTCAAATCGGGTGTACCACATCTAGATATCCCACAAGATCATGCTTTTATAGCAACACTTTATAATTTTGCGGATAAATACAATATCAAGTATATTCTTAATGGAGGAAATATCTCTACAGAATGTGTGAGAAACCCTATGGAGTGGCTATATTATGGTACTGATATGGCACAATTGAAAGATATTATTAAAAAATTTGGGACTATTAAAATGGAGACCTATCCTTTTAGTCCAATTTTCAGACATAAATTCTACTTGCGTTATATTCGTAATATTCAGGTAGTAAAACCTCTTAACAACATGCCATATATAAAAGAAGATGCTTTGCGGATTCTGGCTGATGAATATGGCTGGAAACCCTATCCTCAAAAACATTTCGAGTCTCGTTTTACAAAATTCTATGAAGGATATTGGATGCCGGAGAGATTTGGTTTCGATACTCGTAGAGTTCAATACTCAAGTTTAATTCTTACCGGACAAATGACAAGAGAAGATGCTCTTGAAAAATTAAAGAAGCCAGCCTATAACCCTGAGACTATTCAGGAAGAGTTTAATTACATTGCAACAAAACTTGGTATAAGCTCTGATGAACTTAGGAAGTACTTTGAGATGCCGAAGAAATTTTATTGGGACTACAAAAATCAGGAATCTTTGTTTAATTTTGGCGCAAAAGTTTTAAAGTTTCTGGGGATAGAAAGATCAATTAAAAGATGA
- a CDS encoding acyltransferase, with amino-acid sequence MKNYNIHLTKFSSTLYSSMRFFPLFMLYFRGLMVFLRVNAFGGICKSIPRVDKNFSFKYPPHRGIYIGKKCSFGPNVMIEVPYYAKLKIGDNVSFASNTVISSEISINIGDNCLFAEFISIRDAEHSYQKKMLIKEQELISDEVIIESDVWIGRGACVLMGCKISQGSIIGANSLIKNKITKPYAIYVGIPAKEIGMRD; translated from the coding sequence TTGAAAAACTATAATATACATTTAACCAAATTTTCTTCGACTTTGTATTCATCAATGAGATTTTTCCCCTTATTTATGTTATATTTTAGAGGACTAATGGTTTTTCTACGAGTTAACGCGTTTGGGGGTATCTGTAAATCAATACCTAGAGTTGATAAAAATTTTAGTTTTAAATATCCTCCACATAGGGGAATTTATATTGGAAAAAAATGTTCCTTTGGCCCTAATGTAATGATTGAGGTACCCTATTATGCAAAATTAAAGATTGGTGATAATGTTAGTTTTGCTTCAAATACTGTAATTTCATCAGAAATTAGTATTAATATCGGAGATAATTGCTTATTTGCTGAATTTATTTCTATTCGTGATGCAGAACACAGTTATCAAAAAAAGATGTTAATTAAAGAACAAGAGTTAATCTCAGATGAAGTAATTATTGAATCAGATGTTTGGATTGGACGTGGTGCTTGTGTTTTAATGGGATGTAAAATTAGTCAAGGTTCAATTATTGGGGCTAATTCACTAATTAAGAATAAAATAACAAAACCTTACGCGATATATGTTGGAATACCTGCGAAGGAAATTGGTATGCGAGATTAG
- a CDS encoding glycosyltransferase family 4 protein, giving the protein MSKIVFFCKDSKSNINLFEYYTQDIDALKDLGHEVVIVNRFIDIPFKFDVLFVWWWTYAFYPVILAKILRKPVIITGTFNFKFPDGFDGIDYFARPFWQRILIKFSVKSASLNLFVNNHELVNCTNYFKLKSSKYFPHIISADYLKEPNFENKKLELFNIAWSGKKNLIRKGVPELLEAIYILKKEGREIKLTLAGKRGDGIDYLHSLIKRYDINSLVTIVGEITKEEKISMMNSFAIFVQPSHYEGFGLAMAEAMGCGACIITCDVGAVKDVVGETGLYTVPGSPRDLADKIKIAIEDEQLRIKLQKMAFDRANNVFSYKKKLYSLDSFLNKLK; this is encoded by the coding sequence ATGTCGAAAATTGTATTTTTTTGCAAGGATAGTAAATCAAATATTAATTTATTTGAATATTATACACAAGATATTGATGCTTTAAAAGATTTAGGTCATGAGGTTGTAATAGTAAATAGATTTATAGACATTCCATTTAAATTTGATGTTTTATTTGTGTGGTGGTGGACCTATGCATTTTATCCGGTTATTTTAGCTAAGATATTAAGAAAGCCTGTAATAATAACAGGAACTTTTAATTTCAAATTTCCTGATGGCTTTGACGGTATTGATTACTTTGCAAGACCTTTTTGGCAGCGTATTCTTATTAAATTTTCTGTTAAGTCAGCCTCATTGAATTTATTTGTTAATAATCACGAATTAGTTAATTGTACTAATTATTTTAAATTAAAATCCTCAAAATATTTTCCTCATATCATTTCTGCTGATTATCTAAAAGAACCAAATTTTGAAAATAAGAAATTAGAATTATTTAATATTGCATGGAGTGGAAAGAAAAATTTGATTAGGAAAGGAGTTCCTGAATTGCTAGAAGCAATATATATATTAAAGAAAGAAGGTAGAGAAATTAAATTAACGTTAGCGGGTAAAAGAGGTGATGGAATTGATTATCTGCATTCTTTAATTAAAAGATATGATATAAATAGTTTAGTAACAATTGTGGGGGAAATAACTAAGGAAGAAAAAATTAGTATGATGAATAGTTTTGCTATTTTTGTCCAACCATCTCATTATGAAGGTTTCGGTTTAGCAATGGCTGAAGCAATGGGGTGTGGAGCTTGCATTATTACCTGTGATGTCGGTGCTGTCAAAGACGTTGTAGGTGAAACTGGATTATATACAGTTCCAGGTTCGCCGAGAGATTTAGCTGATAAAATTAAAATTGCTATTGAAGATGAGCAATTGAGAATTAAACTACAAAAAATGGCTTTTGATCGTGCAAATAATGTATTCTCTTATAAGAAAAAGTTATACAGTTTAGATAGTTTTTTAAATAAACTAAAATAA
- a CDS encoding phosphomannose isomerase type II C-terminal cupin domain: MLEHDIRPWGEYWVLEDAETHKVKRILVNPGERLSLQYHHHRAEVWTIVTGVGTITINDEIKDFAAGEVAKISLGAHHRIENKTNEPVVFIEVQYGTYFGEDDIVRVEDDYNRI, from the coding sequence ATGTTAGAACACGATATAAGACCTTGGGGAGAGTATTGGGTTTTAGAAGACGCTGAAACTCATAAAGTAAAAAGAATTTTGGTTAATCCAGGAGAAAGACTTTCTCTTCAATACCATCATCACCGAGCAGAAGTATGGACAATAGTTACCGGTGTAGGAACTATTACTATTAATGATGAAATTAAAGATTTTGCAGCAGGTGAGGTTGCAAAGATTTCTTTAGGAGCACATCATCGTATTGAAAACAAAACTAATGAACCTGTAGTTTTTATAGAAGTACAATACGGAACTTACTTTGGTGAGGATGACATCGTAAGAGTTGAAGACGATTACAATAGAATATGA
- a CDS encoding mannose-1-phosphate guanylyltransferase: MIYNVILSGGVGSRLWPLSRKQHPKQFLKLFSGKALFELTAERNQEVVDQIMVVGNTDHIEWSKQLLSDISLPKTFITETAARNTAAAIAFAALAVNSDDILIITPSDHFIQNQDAYEKAIKEAVELAKKDFLVTFGVVPSKPETGYGYIEYEGKDVLSFREKPNTETAQEFLERGTFLWNSGMFCFKAGIFLEELRNYQPEVFDKCKEVWQTSENQCLNIDASLQIPSISIDYAVMERSKKIKVVPAHFRWNDLGSFESLYDYLRSTGHPVDENGNMVIGTEIFTAFVGLKDCILVHTPDALLILHKEKSQDVKKVYNQLEKYKSTLR, encoded by the coding sequence ATGATATACAATGTAATTTTATCAGGAGGTGTAGGAAGTAGGCTTTGGCCTCTTTCTCGTAAGCAACACCCTAAACAGTTTCTTAAATTATTTTCTGGTAAAGCACTATTTGAATTAACAGCTGAGCGTAATCAGGAAGTTGTAGACCAGATTATGGTTGTGGGAAATACAGATCATATTGAATGGAGTAAACAACTATTAAGTGATATTTCTTTACCAAAAACCTTTATTACTGAAACTGCAGCTCGAAATACAGCTGCAGCTATTGCTTTTGCGGCTTTAGCAGTTAATTCAGATGATATATTAATTATTACTCCATCTGATCATTTTATTCAGAATCAGGATGCCTATGAAAAAGCAATAAAAGAGGCTGTCGAATTAGCAAAAAAAGACTTTCTCGTAACTTTTGGAGTGGTACCGTCAAAACCAGAAACAGGCTATGGTTACATTGAATATGAAGGTAAAGATGTGCTTTCATTTAGAGAAAAACCAAATACGGAAACTGCTCAAGAATTTTTAGAAAGAGGTACTTTTCTTTGGAATTCCGGAATGTTTTGTTTTAAAGCAGGAATATTTTTGGAAGAACTAAGAAACTATCAGCCTGAAGTATTTGATAAATGCAAAGAAGTTTGGCAAACATCAGAAAATCAATGTTTAAATATTGATGCGTCTCTTCAGATTCCATCAATAAGCATTGATTATGCAGTTATGGAAAGATCAAAGAAAATTAAAGTGGTTCCTGCACATTTTAGATGGAATGATTTAGGGTCTTTCGAATCTTTATATGATTATTTGCGTTCCACGGGTCATCCTGTGGATGAAAATGGAAATATGGTAATCGGAACGGAAATTTTTACAGCTTTTGTAGGACTTAAAGATTGTATTTTAGTTCACACTCCTGATGCATTACTGATTCTCCATAAAGAAAAATCGCAGGATGTAAAGAAAGTTTATAATCAACTTGAAAAATATAAATCCACTTTAAGATAA
- a CDS encoding nucleotide sugar dehydrogenase produces the protein MNNREHKIAIIGLGYVGLPLARLFATQYPVIGFDINQKRITDLQNGTDTTLELDDEVLQSVLLQKNPLKNNITKGLFCSADNKDLQNANVYIITVPTPVDKHNRPDLTPLYKASETVAKVLKKHDIVIYESTVYPGVTEEECVPVLEKVSGLKFNEDFFVGYSPERINPGDKEHTVDKILKVTSGSTPEIGKIVDDLYKSVITAGTHLAPTIKVAEASKVIENSQRDLNIAFMNELAKIFSLMDIDTHDVLEAAGTKWNFLKFKPGLVGGHCIGVDPFYLAQKAQEIGYYSELILAARRLNDSMGAFVASQVVKLMIKNDIKVKGSKILNLGITFKENCPDIRNSKAIDVITNLQEYGAEVITFDPWANSSEVADEYGINCYSEIIVNKLEEYQKYDAVILTVAHDEFLSLNLNHLIKEKGVVYDVKGVFSKEDIDKRL, from the coding sequence ATGAATAATAGAGAGCATAAAATTGCAATTATAGGTTTAGGATATGTTGGCTTACCTTTAGCAAGGCTATTTGCGACTCAATATCCTGTCATTGGTTTTGATATTAATCAAAAAAGAATTACCGATTTGCAAAACGGAACCGATACAACTTTAGAATTAGACGATGAAGTTTTACAATCGGTTTTGCTTCAAAAAAATCCTTTAAAGAACAATATAACTAAAGGGTTATTCTGTTCGGCGGATAATAAAGATCTTCAGAATGCCAACGTTTATATCATTACTGTTCCTACACCAGTTGATAAACATAATCGTCCTGATCTTACACCATTATACAAAGCAAGTGAAACAGTAGCCAAAGTTCTAAAGAAACATGATATTGTTATTTATGAATCTACAGTTTATCCTGGGGTAACAGAAGAAGAATGTGTGCCTGTTTTAGAGAAAGTATCAGGTTTAAAATTCAATGAAGATTTTTTTGTAGGATATTCACCTGAAAGAATCAATCCTGGGGATAAAGAACACACAGTAGATAAGATATTAAAAGTTACCTCTGGATCCACTCCTGAAATTGGAAAAATTGTGGATGATTTATATAAATCTGTAATAACTGCTGGAACTCACTTGGCTCCGACAATTAAAGTTGCTGAAGCATCAAAAGTAATTGAAAACTCACAGCGTGACCTCAATATTGCTTTTATGAACGAATTGGCAAAGATTTTTTCACTAATGGATATTGATACCCATGATGTTTTAGAAGCTGCTGGTACTAAATGGAATTTTTTGAAATTTAAACCAGGTTTGGTAGGTGGTCATTGCATTGGGGTTGATCCTTTTTATTTAGCACAAAAAGCACAAGAAATTGGATATTATTCTGAATTAATTTTAGCAGCGAGAAGATTGAATGACTCTATGGGAGCATTTGTCGCCTCACAAGTTGTTAAATTAATGATCAAAAATGATATCAAAGTAAAAGGATCCAAAATTTTAAACTTAGGAATTACTTTTAAAGAAAACTGTCCGGATATAAGAAATTCCAAGGCAATTGATGTTATAACCAATTTGCAGGAATATGGAGCTGAGGTTATAACTTTTGACCCTTGGGCAAATTCATCGGAAGTTGCTGATGAATATGGAATAAATTGTTATTCTGAAATTATAGTAAACAAATTAGAAGAATATCAGAAGTACGATGCTGTGATTCTTACAGTTGCTCATGATGAATTTCTTAGTCTTAATTTAAACCATTTAATCAAAGAAAAAGGAGTTGTTTATGATGTAAAAGGAGTGTTCTCAAAAGAAGATATAGACAAAAGACTATAA
- a CDS encoding lipopolysaccharide biosynthesis protein, translating to MKTYNIFFKIIFSGIWAQLLMVISSVLFARLYSPDDFGVLAYVSGFASIIAIVSGLRFDYIAFSKKEEEKHMFNVLTLFLMFVVHITLIFFVIISNFFSDLFSGRSYWLVFFSFSSSIFYLSTQLLVSIGNYKYFSRVRILQALLQLIFGFLFFYFNWNNGLVIAYSLSQLLIGLIVYNSYFKKISNLKINNLKECFLADYKHASYNTIIVLIQYATPFAPILFGQYLFNSKEVGAFYLISSAVASPMSILRRSLLNLFNGEVTSIQKAKDLITNFKKKNLVFLSLIFSFVFCVLFLFFYSEDVVLLFFGKQWLRYSYYVIPIFVFFFLDMIFQPFTTLLPLWGKQKFSMFFECLRFLLVFLVVPLVAYLMSFSYFSFFNFYFFATTLVYVLVIFKVYRSIYPTSNTAV from the coding sequence TTGAAAACATATAATATTTTTTTTAAAATTATTTTTTCTGGTATCTGGGCTCAATTGCTTATGGTTATCAGTTCAGTATTGTTTGCAAGACTTTATAGTCCTGATGATTTTGGGGTGTTGGCTTATGTTTCTGGTTTTGCTTCAATTATTGCTATAGTATCAGGGTTGAGATTTGATTACATTGCATTTTCCAAGAAAGAAGAAGAAAAACATATGTTTAATGTTCTTACTCTTTTTTTAATGTTTGTAGTACATATAACTTTAATATTTTTTGTAATAATATCTAATTTTTTTTCGGATCTCTTTTCTGGCAGAAGTTATTGGCTCGTTTTTTTTAGTTTTTCTTCCAGTATCTTTTATTTAAGTACACAGTTACTTGTTTCTATTGGAAACTACAAATATTTTTCGAGAGTAAGAATACTTCAAGCTTTATTGCAGCTTATTTTTGGTTTTCTTTTCTTTTATTTTAATTGGAATAATGGGCTGGTTATTGCTTATTCACTATCTCAATTATTAATTGGTTTAATTGTTTACAACTCTTATTTCAAAAAAATTTCTAATTTAAAGATAAATAATCTTAAAGAATGCTTTCTAGCAGACTATAAGCACGCATCTTACAATACGATTATTGTATTAATTCAGTATGCAACACCTTTTGCACCAATTTTATTCGGACAATACTTATTTAATTCGAAAGAAGTTGGCGCTTTTTATTTGATTTCTTCCGCAGTTGCTTCGCCAATGTCGATTTTAAGGAGATCTTTATTGAATTTGTTTAACGGTGAAGTCACATCAATTCAGAAAGCTAAAGATTTAATAACTAATTTTAAAAAGAAGAATTTGGTATTTCTTAGCCTGATATTTTCATTTGTTTTTTGTGTTTTATTTTTATTTTTTTATTCTGAAGATGTTGTTCTACTATTTTTTGGAAAGCAATGGCTTAGATATTCCTATTATGTGATTCCTATATTTGTTTTCTTTTTTTTAGATATGATTTTTCAACCATTTACAACCTTATTACCACTATGGGGGAAACAAAAATTCTCAATGTTTTTCGAATGTTTAAGGTTTTTATTGGTCTTTTTAGTGGTTCCACTTGTGGCCTATTTAATGTCGTTCAGTTATTTTAGTTTTTTTAACTTTTATTTTTTTGCTACAACTTTAGTATACGTATTAGTAATATTTAAAGTATATAGGTCGATTTATCCAACATCAAACACAGCTGTATGA
- the wecB gene encoding non-hydrolyzing UDP-N-acetylglucosamine 2-epimerase, with product MKNKHLIIFGTRPEAIKMAPLVKEFQKYSDLFETKVCVTAQHREMLDQVLNFFEITPDYDLNLMRPNQNLYTLTSDIITELKPVLEDFQPDFVYVHGDTTTTMAASIAGFYSGAKICHIEAGLRTHDKRSPFPEEINRQVAGRIADYHFAPTQQSKENLLKENVDQESVIVTGNTVIDALLDSSNKVKVLENPEINLLKSITDVNKKIILVTGHRRENHGQGFINICEALKEIAQSNKDVQIIYPVHLNPNVKKPVYEILSRVDNIKLIDPLAYPAFVWLMNKSYMIITDSGGVQEEAPSLGKPVLVMRDTTERPEAVEAGTVILVGTDKEKIIRETNSLLNNAERYENMSALHNPYGDGKACERIVNFIKLK from the coding sequence ATGAAAAATAAACACCTTATTATATTCGGAACAAGACCTGAAGCTATTAAAATGGCTCCTCTTGTAAAAGAATTTCAAAAATATTCTGATTTATTTGAAACTAAAGTTTGTGTAACAGCACAGCATAGGGAGATGCTGGATCAGGTGTTAAATTTTTTTGAAATTACACCAGATTATGATCTTAATTTGATGCGTCCAAATCAAAATCTTTACACATTAACTTCTGACATAATTACTGAACTCAAGCCTGTTTTAGAAGATTTTCAACCAGACTTTGTATATGTACATGGTGATACAACGACCACAATGGCAGCAAGTATAGCAGGATTTTATTCTGGAGCAAAAATATGTCACATAGAAGCGGGACTTAGAACTCATGATAAACGTTCACCTTTTCCCGAAGAAATCAACAGACAGGTTGCAGGAAGAATTGCAGATTATCATTTTGCACCTACACAACAGTCAAAAGAAAATCTTTTAAAAGAAAATGTAGATCAAGAATCTGTTATAGTTACTGGCAATACAGTGATTGACGCATTATTAGATAGTTCAAATAAAGTAAAAGTTCTTGAAAATCCTGAGATTAATTTATTGAAAAGTATTACTGATGTTAATAAAAAAATAATTTTAGTAACAGGACATCGTCGTGAAAATCATGGACAAGGATTTATTAATATCTGCGAAGCATTAAAAGAAATTGCTCAGAGTAATAAAGATGTCCAAATTATTTATCCCGTACATTTAAATCCGAATGTTAAAAAACCTGTTTACGAAATTTTATCAAGAGTAGACAATATCAAGTTGATTGATCCATTAGCCTATCCTGCTTTTGTTTGGTTGATGAACAAATCATATATGATCATTACAGATTCAGGAGGAGTCCAAGAAGAAGCCCCAAGTTTAGGGAAACCAGTATTGGTAATGAGAGATACTACAGAAAGACCGGAAGCTGTTGAAGCAGGAACCGTAATCTTAGTAGGAACTGATAAAGAAAAAATTATAAGAGAAACAAATAGCCTTTTAAATAATGCAGAAAGATATGAGAATATGAGTGCTTTACATAATCCTTATGGAGATGGGAAGGCTTGTGAAAGAATTGTAAACTTTATTAAATTAAAATAA